In Gemmatimonas aurantiaca, the sequence GCGGAGTGGCCGGTGCGCCTCGGAACGCGGGCCATATCCGCCACCATCATCGTGGTGGACATCGATCCGGCGCGCATCGCTCTGTCGCTGGACATTGCACGGGACGGTGATGCGCTGGCACCCTGGTCGCTGGACGATGCACCGGCCGACGCCGCACTGGCCCTGAATGCCGGGCAGTTCACCGACGCCGGTCCGTGGGGCTGGGTGATACACCGGGGGCGCGAATGGCAGGCGCCGGGTCAGGGTCCGTTGTCGGCGGCATTTGCCATCGACACCAGCGGACGCGCGGTCATTCTGCGGGCCGATGAAATCGCCGACGCTCGGCGGCGTGGCGGGTGGACGGAAGTCCTGCAATCGTTTCCACTGATTCTCGACGATGCGCGCATGCCGCCGGCATTGTGTCAGCCCGGCGCCGTGGATCTCGAACATCGCGACATCCGCCTGACCATCGGAACGTTGCCCAACGGCCATGTACTGCTGGCATTGACGCGCTACGCCGGTGTGGGCAGTGCGGGGAGCCGGTTGCCCATCGGACCCACCACGGACGAAATGGCCACGATCATGCGCGACCTGGGTGCCACGCGCGCCGTCATGCTCGACGGAGGGCTGTCCGCGCAACTGCTCCTGCGGGACGGGAGCGGCGGCAGGGATGGCGACAACACGATGCGCTGGAACGGCCTCCGGCGCGTGCCGCTGGCCCTCGTGGGGCATCGCACAACCGACCGTCGCTGAGTCCAGGCCGGAATCGCATCCGGCGGTCCGCCGTGACGGGAAATATCACCGGGAACGTCACCGGAAACACCTCCGGCAATACCACCTGCGTCACACGACCAACGCCGAGCTTGCGTCCGGCACGGGAGCACATTGATTTGGCATGTTGTTCACACCCCTGGAGAAGACGCATGCGACGCTTCCGTATCACCTGCGCGCCGACGCTGGCCGCGATCCCGTTCGCGATGCCATTGGCGATGCTGCTGTCGATGGCCACAGCCGTGCCGGCGCATGCACAGTTGGGCAGACTGAAGAAGATGGGCGCCGAGGCGGCGAAAAAAGCCGCCGAGGAGAAGGTGACCGGGAAGAAGGATGCAGCTTCGGGGACCTCGGGTTCCGATGCGACGTCCAGTGCCGGCGAGGCCAGCGGCGCGACCGCGGCCAGGACCACCGTGAGTTACGTCCTGTCAGGCGATCGCATCGATCTCGTGCTTGCGGCGCTCACCCCTCGGGTCGAGGACGCGGAGAAGCGTCAGGCAGCGAAAAAAATCCGTCGTGAGTGGGCGGTGAAGGACAGTACCAACAGGGCCTGCCTGGAGAAACAGACCCGCCAGGGGGCCGATCCCATGGCCATCGTCGCCGCCATGGAGAAGAACAAGGCAGCGCTGGAGCGACTGCAGGCTCAGCAGATACCGCTGACGAAGCGTCTCAATGAGGCGGCCTCCAAACAGGACATGCGCACCATGCGCTTCGTTCAGGACACACTGCAGACGATCCAGATGCGGCAGGCCGCGCTGAGTGTGGGTGCCTCCTGCGCGTTCGACTTCACCCCTCCGGTGCTCATCGAAGCGGATCTCGCCACGAATGGCATGTCGGGCGACCACGATGCCGATGCCGGATCGTTCGATCCACCGGCCTCCGTGAAGGCCGAGCTGACCACCGTGCAGTTCGGACGTCTCCGGGAGCGTATCGCGCTCTGGGCCATGCTGCAGGAGACGCCGGGCATCAAAGTGGGCAAGGAGGGCGTCTTCACCGAGGAAGAACAGGCCGCGCTCACGGCCCGTGCCGCGAACATCAGGAAACTCACACCGCTCTTCCGCGGCAATGCGCTCCGCTGGAGCGACTGGGGCGACGTGAAGAGTTGGAAGTAACCGTTACGGCTGCCGTATCGGGATCACACCATTGACGACATGAGGCGCGCTGGGGGCAGCAGGTGTCCCCTGGCGCGCTTCGTTCGTGATGAACAGTTGCGTGACACCGGTGGGCGACGAAGGCATCTCGATGCCCGGCACGAGCACCGCACCGCCATCGTTGGGTGTGACGTCCACCAGTGGCGTGGGCACACCGTCGCGGATCATCCAGAGTTGATAACGACGATCGGCCGGCAACACGGGCATACCGAACACGTTCAGAATGCTCCGTCCTTCCCTGGTGTTCCAGAACAACTGCGCCGCGGGACCCTCCGGCGTCTCACTGCGCAGATTGACGAGCAGCACCGACGCGCGCCCTCCCAGCAGCGTAGTCATGAGGCGCTCCCGCTCGGCCAGTCGCGCGTCGCTGCGCGACAACAGCACGCGGCTCTCGCGCAGACGTCCCTCGATCTCGGCGTGATCGCGTCGCAATGAGGCGGCATAATATCCGACGCTCACCAGCGCCACGAACAACACCGCTGCCGTCCACCATCCCGCCAACTGCACCAATCCGGAGCGTGGTTCCACCGCGGCCATCGGTGGTGGGGTGATCGCGCGCGTGGCGCGGCTGGTCAGTGCCGGGCGAGCCGCGGGAGTGCGATCGACAGGACGTGATGCGGCCACTTCGTCGTGGGCGCGACGTTCTTCATGACGGCGCTCGTCCTGACGGCGCTCATCATGTCGACGTTCTTCCTGTCGACGCTCCTGCTGCCGGCGATCGTCCGCGCGACGATCCATCTGGCGTCGTTCCTGATGATCACCAGCACGATCTTCTTCCCGGCGCTCATCGTGTCGACGATCGTCGTTTCGACGCTCGTCATTCCGGCGATCCTCGCCCGATCGGCGATCGAGCGTGGGTGCGGAGGCGTCGAGAGATGCCGATGCGGCGTGCACGTCCGGCGTCTCCGCGCGAATCCGTTCGTACACGCGCTCCAGCAATCCCGCCGGAGGCTCCACCGGTTGTGCACTCGCCAGCACGTTCATCGTCGCCTGGCAGGCGTCAAACTCGCCGCGCAGCACGGCGGAGTTTTCCGGCAACCGCAGCGCGCGCTCGTACACGACCCGTTCTTCCGGAGACAATGCCCCGAGCACATAGGCCGGCATCGCCGCACGCAACGCGTCGAGAGACGGGAAGTCGTTCATGTCACCTCCCGCTTCACGCGCAGCGCGCGCATGCCGCTCTCCACATGCCGGCGCACGGTCTCGAGCGGCACCTGCAGACGATCGGCAACCTCCTGTTGCGTGAGACCGCCGAAATAGAGCAGCGAGAGCACCTGCTGCGTCTCCTCCGGCAGCGCCACCACGAGCGGCGAAGTCCCACCCGCCAGCACATCGTGTTCCGGCCCGCCCACAGTGCGCCGGAGCTCGAGTGCGCGGATACGCGCCATGGTGGTGAGCCATCCCAGCACAGTGCCGCGCACACCACGATACCGTGCGGCGCTGCTCCAGGCCTGTGCAAAGGTCCCCACCGTGGCGTCCGCGGCCAGGGTGGAATCCCCCGTGATACGCAGCGCGAGTCCATACACCACCGCCGCATGCCGTGCATAGAGATGTTGCAGAGCCGGTTCGAGGCCCTGCGCCATCGCCTGCACGTACGCTTCGTCCGATTCGGGATCCGGCGACGGTGGCGGAGCGGAGTTGGAGGTCGTGTCTGAAGTCACAGCGGAAAACTATCGCCTTCCACGCGATCAGGCCGCCAGCTCGTCCCGCAGCTTCACGTAGCTCTCGTAACGCCCCGCCGGAATGTCCCCGACTTCCACCGCTTCGCGGATCGCACATCCCGGCTCGACGATGTGCGTGCAGTCGGCAAACCGGCATTCGTCCAGCAGGGGACGGAACTCCGGAAAACACCCCGCCACATCCCGGGCATCGATTCCCCAGAGCCCCACTTCCCGAAGCCCCGGCGTGTCGGCGATGAACCCGCCATGCGGCAGCGGATGCAGCATCGCGCCCACGGTGGTGTGCCGACCCTTGTTCATGCTGTCACTGACCGCGCCTGTGCGCAGATCGAGACCGGGAAACAGCGCATTCATGAGCGATGATTTCCCCACACCCGACGGCCCCGACAACGCGGAGCTGCGATGCTCCACCTCGTCACGCAGGGCATCCAGCCCTTCCCCCGTGCGCACACTCACCCGATGAATGGGATACCCGGCGGCCGCATGCTCGGCGAACAACCCCTCCGAGACATCCGGTGACACGAGATCGATCTTGTTGAGGACGATGCGCGCGGCCAGATCGTTCGCTTCGGCGATGACGAGGAACCGATCGAGCATGCGCGGGTGTGGTTCGGGACGGGCCGCGGCGAAGACGATCAGCACCTGGTCGAGATTCGCCACCACGATGCGTTCACCATAGCGGCCTCCCGGCGTACGCCGCGCCAGCTTGCTGACCCGCGGATGAATGCCCGTGATGGCCCACGTGTCCGCGTGCTGCGCGTCCTGCTTCAAGGTGACCCGGTCACCCACGGCGAGCTTGAGGGCCCCATGCGCTTCGTGCTTGAGACGCCCACGCAGAGACGCCAGCAGTGTCTCCCCCTGTTCGGTGAAGACCTCCCACACGCCTCCCGTTCCCTGCACCACCACGCCGGACGTCGCGGACACGTCGGCGCGGGCTTCCGGTTCCTTCCGTCCTTCACTCGACTCTGGTGTCTCCTCACTCACGTCTGCCGTCCACGAATGAGGGCATCCAGTGTGGCTTTCACCGACGCCAATGGCATGGCGCCGAGTTGATGACGCACCACGGCCTCACTCGTGCCCGTGACGATGAAACCGGTTTCGAGATGTCCCTGCACTTCAGGCTCTCCATGTCCCCAGCGCACGAAGAACAGATATGCGCCCCACGGCGCGGTCCGATCGCCCGTGGTATCGGTGAGAATGTCGGCCGAGTAGGCGTGGCCATCCACACCCTCGAACGCCGCAGGCCGTTTGTGGACCGCCATGTAGCCGCCGAGCGTCCGCTCGTCGCCGGCATCATGATCGGGCGGCAGATGATGCCCGTGATGAGTGCTCACTCGTTCCTCAGCGACGGAAGCTCTCTTTCACGATATTCCCGGCCATGAAGGCGATGTTCGCGGGACGTTCCGCCAGACGGCGCATCAGATACGGATACCACTGGCTGCCGAACGGCACATAGACACGCATGCGGAACCCTTCCCGCACGACCTGGTCCTGCAGATCACGGCGGACTCCATAGAGCATCTGGAACTCGAACCGCTCCGGCGCGATGTTCCGCTCCTTCGCGAACCGCTTGGCTTCGGCGATGATCTTCTCATCGTGCGTCGCGATACCCGGATAGCGACCATGTTCCATCAGCCGATGCATCGCCTCCACGTATTGGCGATCGACATCGGCCTTGTCCGGGAAGGCCACGTCGGGCGGTTCGAGATAGGCACCCTTGCAGATGCGCACCCGGCACTGCAGGGCGTTGGCCCGGTCGACATCGGTCAGCGTGCGACGCAGGGCACTCTGCAGCACGATCCCCACCGTATCGGGGAAATCGGGATAGAGTCGCTGCTCGAACGTGTCGAGCGTACGGTCGGTGTACGCGCTCGATTCCATGTCCAGACGCACGAAGCTGTCGTACTGCTTCGCCCGCGTGAGCACCTCGCGCACCACCTCCACGCCCAGTTCGTCGGAGATGTCCTGACCGAGCGCGGTGAGCTTCACCGACACGTTGGCCTGCAACTTCCGGTCGGCGATGCGATCGAGCAGTTCCAGATACTGACGGCCGGTGGCGCGGGCCTCCGCTTCACTGTGCACGCTCTCGCCAAGGAGATCGAGCGACGCGGTGATCCCCCTGGCATTGAGCTGCGCCACCGCCTCGAGGGCGGTGGCGATGGTTTCTCCGGCCACGAAACGCGATGCCATCTTGCGTGCGAAGCCGACATTCTTGATGAGATTGAAAATGCGCTGTTGGCGCGAGAGGTACAGCAATCCGGTGCGAAGCATGTGGGGCGGATCAGCGAAGGAGGGTTTTCAGGCGCGCCACGGGAGCATCCTTCCCCTTGGCCAGCCCCGAATCGAAGTGATTCCAGGTCACCAGGCCATCGTCGCTCTCCGGTTCGAGCAGCAACATCGCGAGCAGATCGCGGGGCGTTCCCGTACGCACGACGAACGTTCCGGCCGGCAGCGTCCGCGTCTCCGTGCGCCAGTTGCCGTTCAGCGAGACCTCCTGATGTCCCTGGAACGGCCGGCCCGACTTGATCACCGAATCGACCTGGAACACTTCCACGCTGACCTGTCGTGGCGCATTCAGTGTGGTGACGGTGACGCCGTGCAGACGCAGCAGATCCGCCACCGCCGTCCAGCTCGCGTCGAAGGTGTAACCGCCGACAGCGGGTGTTCGGGTGAGCGCCGCTTCGAAGCGGTCGACCACGGGCATGCGCTGGGCCGTGATCTCTCCCGTGCGGCGAACACCCAGCGGCACACCGGGCTGCGTGCGCTGCGTGGAATCGGCGATACGTTCGAGACGCTCCACCAGCACGGATTGTGTATCGGGCTTCGTCGAGAAACGTGAACGCACCGGCACCCCCGTGCGCGCGGCCTTCGAGGAAGCGGCATACGTGCTCGCCGCCACGCCCGTCTTCACACGGGCAAGTATCGCCGGACGACGTTCGGCGACGTACGACAGAATCTCCTGCACGAACGCGCGCGTGCTGGCCACCCGCCGTTCGAACGGATCGTGCGAATAGGCTTCGCTCAGAATGCTGATGCGACCGCGCAGACCGTAGTAGTTGGTGCCGTAGCGCTGTTTGTGCTCGTAGGTCCACCACCCCGACTTCTCCGCGGCGGTGATCGATTCGCGGCCGTCACCCGAGGAGAAGTTTCCATAGGGGAACACCTCGAAACCATGCCGCGCCTTCATCCGTTTGCGGATCTCCGGCAACAGCGTGTCGGCGGTGAACGGTGCCAACGGCGCCGCCGGGTGCAGCGAAGGCGAATACGTGAGCGCGTAGCCGTGATAGCTGCCGTTGGTGGTGTGGAGATCCATGAACACATCGGGATCCCACGCATTGAACGCCGTCAGCGCCCCTTTCGTCTCGGGCGCCTCGGCTTTCACATAGTCACGATTGAGGTCGAGCCCCATGCCGTTCGGACGCTCACCGATCATCGCGGGGCCGTTCTGCGCACCGCGATTGCGTGCCTGATCGGCGAACTTCTCGTTGCCATCGGCATTGTAGATGGGCACCACGATCACCACGAGGGAATCGAGCACGTTCGGCGTCTTGCCGAACGACCATTCCCGCAGCAACGCGAGCATGGCTTCCTTCCCTTCCACTTCGCCGGCATGGATGTTGGCCTGCACGTAGACGATCGGCCGGTTGAGACGACGCGCTTCGGCGGGAGTCGACACCTTCGGGCGCGAGGCGATCACCAGCGGCAGTATCCGTCCGTTCGGCGACTTGGCGAGCTCCGTCACCGTGATCGGCGCGCCCATCGTGCGCAGCGAATCGACGAAACGGACCACCTCCTCGTGGGTGGACGTTTCGAGATAGTTCGTGCGTTCGGCGCGGGTGCGCGGACCGCGCGTGGTGTTGTCCTGCGCTTCGAGGATCGAGGTCCCCGCGAGGGAGGCACCGAGCAGGCCAAGGCTCAGGAGGCCCGCGGGCAGGCGGGTGCGGCGGAAGGTGGGTTCCATCGCGGACATCAGGACGACAGGCTGGAGGAAACGGTCGCGATCTGGAGCAGATGACGGCGCTGGTGTTGTGCGATGATGAGTCCCCACTGGTACCCGTTTAGCGGGCCCAGAACCGGGTGTGGGGCGGAGACGGTGCCCAGCGCACGGCCGGAGGCACGCACCAGCGCCTCGATCATGCGGCCGCGGGCAATCGATTGCCGATCGAGGGCGTCCGCAAGCGACACGTCGCCTCCGGGCGCCACGCTCTCCGGGGCGATGATGCGACGGGTGGGATTCCACACCTGGAAGCGCTCGATGGTCGGTGCAATCGGTTCGGTCGATGTTTCGTCGACACCTTCGACCTCCTTGATCATCTTCGAGATGAGGCGGCCGACACCATCTTCGAGCAAGGCGAGATGTTCCACGACCTGCGCCACCGACCAGCCTCCGTTGGGAGGAACGGTGGTGTGGTGCGCGGCCGGAATCGCGGCCAGGATGTCGTGCATGTCCTGCTGGGCCGCTTCGAGCGCGGTGACCACTTCGACCGTTCGGGGGTGCAGTGCTTCGGAAGACGTCATCCGCATCTCACGGGTGAAAGGGGTGCTGCCGATCGGCACGGGCGCGCAACAACTTGGCGACTTCGAACCGCCCGGGGAACCGGCCCTGCAGGGCATCGAGCTGCGTGACGACTTCGGCGAGTCCGAGCGTGTCGAGCATACGGAACGGCCCTCCACGAAACGGGGGGAATCCGATACCGAACACCGCGCCGATATCCCCATCGCGCGGCGATCGGATGATCCCTTCGTCCAGGCAACGCACGGCTTCGTTGAGCAGCGGCAACACGGCGCGCTGCTGCATCTCTTCCGTGGTCAGCGTGCGGCGACGGGGCCCGGCGGGAGTGAGGGCGTAGATCGTCTCGTCGACACCCTGCCGCTTGCCGTCGCTGTCGTACCGGTAGAATCCCTTGCGGGCTTTGCGTCCCAGACGGCCACTGGCGATGACCGCGCGCAACGTGGCCGACGGCTGCATGCGCGGCCCGAACGCGGCCTCCATGATCGGTCCCGATTTGCCGGCAATATCGAGTCCGACTTCATCGAGCAGCGTGAACGGTCCCACCGGGAATCCGAATTCCACGAGCGCCTTGTCCACCGCTTCGATCGACGCGCCTTCGTCGACCATGCGTCCGCATTCGTTCAGGTACGGTGCCAGAATGCGGTTCACATAGAACCCCGCACCATCCTGCACCACGATCACGGTCTTGCCGATCTGCTTGCCGTACGCCACCGCGGTGGCCGTGGCTTCCGCGCCGGTTTGTGGGGTCACGATGACTTCGAGCAGCGGCATGCGATGCACCGGCGAGAAGAAGTGCATGCCCAGCACCCGCTCGGGATGGCTGGCCACCCGCGCGATCTCGTGAATGGGAATGGTGCTCGTGTTCGACGCGAAGATGGCCGATGGCGCGGCCTGTTCACTTTCGCGCAGCACCTGGTGCTTCACGTCGATGTCCTCGAACACCGCCTCGATCACGAGATCGGTGTTCGCAAATCCCTGATAGCTGAGCGTGCCGCCCACCAGCGACATGGTGTCGTCGAACTGTGTCCGCGTGATCTGCCGCTTCTTGAGACGTTCGCGCACGACATCCCGCACGGCCCGCACACCGGCCGCGAGTCGTTCCAGCGAGCCATCCTTGAGTCGGACCAGCGTGCCGGCCTGCACCGCCACCGAGGCGATCCCCGCACCCATGAATCCTGCGCCGAGCACGCCGAGTTTGTGCACGGGGCGTGGGATTGCCGGGGTTCCCGGCGGCAGTCCGGTGTCTTTCTTGAGCGCCGTGGTGGCGAAGAACAGATAGACCAGCTGCCGGCATTCGGGCGAAACCGCGAGTTGGCCGAAACGCCGGGCTTCCTCGAGCAATCCCGCGGCGAACGTGTCCTGATACCCCTTTTCGATGACATCAAGCGCGGCCAGCGGCGCGGGATAGTGGCCACGTGTCTTCTTCATGACACTCTCGCGCGCCTTGCGGAACACGATCGCCCGTCCCACGGCGTTTTCCTCGAGCAACGACTCCGCGATGCCGTGATGCCGTTCACGCACCGCCGAACGATCGCCGTGTGCCAGCTGTCGCGCACGTCGCATGGCCACGTCGAGCAGGATGGCCGGATGCACCAGTTCATGCACGAGTCCGATCTGCCAGGCTTTGCGGGCCCGTACGTTCTTGCCCGTGAGAATGAGATCGAGTGCCACCTGCAGCCCCACGGTGCGGGGCAGTCGCTGCGTGCCGCCGGCGCCGGGAATGAGTCCCAGTTGTACTTCGGGAAACGCCAGAACCGTTCTGGGATGCTCGGTGGCGATGCGGTGCCGGCAGGCCAGCGCCACCTCGAGACCGCCGCCCAGCGTCGCACCGTGCAGCGCGGCCACCACCGGCTTGGACATCCCGGCGAGTCGATCCAGCAGCAACTGCCCGCTGCGCGACAGACGCTCGCCATCGGCCGCCGACGTGACCCGCTGCAGTTCGTCGATGTCGGCGCCGGCGATCCAGTTGTCGGTCTTTCCACTCACCAGCACCGCGCCGACGATCGAGGCGTCCTGATCGATGCGCGTGAAGATCTGCTCGAACGTGGGCGCGATCCGCGTGTTGAGCGTGTTCACCGGCGATGCCGGCTGATCGTACGCCACGAGCGCGATGCCTTCGTGTACCCGCAACGACAGTCCCGTGACGCTGTCCTCGAGCAGCAGCGGACCGGGCAACGTGGTCACGTCGATCCCCGTACCCGGACTCTGGTCCGTATTCTTGGCCGTGCTCATGGGCGCTCCACCACCATGGCATGTCCGAGACCGCCCGCGGCGCAGACGGTGAGCATGCCGAACTGCGCGTCGCGTCGCTGCAATTCGTTGCACAGGGTGGTGAGAATGCGCGCGCCGGTCGCCCCGAACGGATGTCCGATGGCGATGGATCCGCCCATCACGTTGAGACGGTCGGGATCGACTTCTCCCACCGGTGCACTGAAGCCCGCCCGTTCGGCCCACGCTTTCGACGTGAATCCCTGCAGGTTGCTCAGCACCTGCGCCGCGAAGGCTTCGTGCATCTCGACGAGGTCGATATCCGCGAGGGTGAGTCCGGCCCGCCGCAGGGCCATCGGCGCGGCGATCACGGGCGCCTGCAGCAGTTGTTCACCGGGATCCACCGCGGCGTAGGCATACGAGCGGATGAATGCCAGCGGCGTGTACCCCAGCGCCGCCGCGCGTTCCTCACTCATGAGCAGCACGGCCGCGCCCCCGTCGGTGAGCGGCGAGGCGTTGCCCGCGGTCACGGTCCCGTATTGCCGATCGAACACCGGAGCCAGCGCCGCCAGCTGCTCGTACGACGTATCGCGCCGCACGCCGTTGTCGGTGGCCAGCATGCTGTCGAACCGGGGCGGCACCATCACCGGCACGATTTCCGCAGTCAGACGTCCGTCATCGAGTCCGTTGGCAGCCAACTGGTGCGAACGCAGCGCGAACCGGTCCTGCGCTTCGCGGGCAATCCCGTTGATCTTGGCCATCTTGTCGGCGCTCTGCCCCATCGTCTCGCCGGTGCTCGGTTCGGCGATGGCCGGTGTGATGGGCACCAGATCGCGCGGGCGCA encodes:
- the fadJ gene encoding fatty acid oxidation complex subunit alpha FadJ, which encodes MSTAKNTDQSPGTGIDVTTLPGPLLLEDSVTGLSLRVHEGIALVAYDQPASPVNTLNTRIAPTFEQIFTRIDQDASIVGAVLVSGKTDNWIAGADIDELQRVTSAADGERLSRSGQLLLDRLAGMSKPVVAALHGATLGGGLEVALACRHRIATEHPRTVLAFPEVQLGLIPGAGGTQRLPRTVGLQVALDLILTGKNVRARKAWQIGLVHELVHPAILLDVAMRRARQLAHGDRSAVRERHHGIAESLLEENAVGRAIVFRKARESVMKKTRGHYPAPLAALDVIEKGYQDTFAAGLLEEARRFGQLAVSPECRQLVYLFFATTALKKDTGLPPGTPAIPRPVHKLGVLGAGFMGAGIASVAVQAGTLVRLKDGSLERLAAGVRAVRDVVRERLKKRQITRTQFDDTMSLVGGTLSYQGFANTDLVIEAVFEDIDVKHQVLRESEQAAPSAIFASNTSTIPIHEIARVASHPERVLGMHFFSPVHRMPLLEVIVTPQTGAEATATAVAYGKQIGKTVIVVQDGAGFYVNRILAPYLNECGRMVDEGASIEAVDKALVEFGFPVGPFTLLDEVGLDIAGKSGPIMEAAFGPRMQPSATLRAVIASGRLGRKARKGFYRYDSDGKRQGVDETIYALTPAGPRRRTLTTEEMQQRAVLPLLNEAVRCLDEGIIRSPRDGDIGAVFGIGFPPFRGGPFRMLDTLGLAEVVTQLDALQGRFPGRFEVAKLLRARADRQHPFHP
- a CDS encoding anti-sigma factor, with the translated sequence MNDFPSLDALRAAMPAYVLGALSPEERVVYERALRLPENSAVLRGEFDACQATMNVLASAQPVEPPAGLLERVYERIRAETPDVHAASASLDASAPTLDRRSGEDRRNDERRNDDRRHDERREEDRAGDHQERRQMDRRADDRRQQERRQEERRHDERRQDERRHEERRAHDEVAASRPVDRTPAARPALTSRATRAITPPPMAAVEPRSGLVQLAGWWTAAVLFVALVSVGYYAASLRRDHAEIEGRLRESRVLLSRSDARLAERERLMTTLLGGRASVLLVNLRSETPEGPAAQLFWNTREGRSILNVFGMPVLPADRRYQLWMIRDGVPTPLVDVTPNDGGAVLVPGIEMPSSPTGVTQLFITNEARQGTPAAPSAPHVVNGVIPIRQP
- a CDS encoding sigma factor-like helix-turn-helix DNA-binding protein, whose product is MTSDTTSNSAPPPSPDPESDEAYVQAMAQGLEPALQHLYARHAAVVYGLALRITGDSTLAADATVGTFAQAWSSAARYRGVRGTVLGWLTTMARIRALELRRTVGGPEHDVLAGGTSPLVVALPEETQQVLSLLYFGGLTQQEVADRLQVPLETVRRHVESGMRALRVKREVT
- a CDS encoding M14 family metallopeptidase; translated protein: MSAMEPTFRRTRLPAGLLSLGLLGASLAGTSILEAQDNTTRGPRTRAERTNYLETSTHEEVVRFVDSLRTMGAPITVTELAKSPNGRILPLVIASRPKVSTPAEARRLNRPIVYVQANIHAGEVEGKEAMLALLREWSFGKTPNVLDSLVVIVVPIYNADGNEKFADQARNRGAQNGPAMIGERPNGMGLDLNRDYVKAEAPETKGALTAFNAWDPDVFMDLHTTNGSYHGYALTYSPSLHPAAPLAPFTADTLLPEIRKRMKARHGFEVFPYGNFSSGDGRESITAAEKSGWWTYEHKQRYGTNYYGLRGRISILSEAYSHDPFERRVASTRAFVQEILSYVAERRPAILARVKTGVAASTYAASSKAARTGVPVRSRFSTKPDTQSVLVERLERIADSTQRTQPGVPLGVRRTGEITAQRMPVVDRFEAALTRTPAVGGYTFDASWTAVADLLRLHGVTVTTLNAPRQVSVEVFQVDSVIKSGRPFQGHQEVSLNGNWRTETRTLPAGTFVVRTGTPRDLLAMLLLEPESDDGLVTWNHFDSGLAKGKDAPVARLKTLLR
- a CDS encoding phosphodiester glycosidase family protein, yielding MGDATPIAVNKAAAWSALMAAGLSGLPGGLAAQPSTPRRIQPLSCSDALPAPSAPSLRWRGRDVSWAEWPVRLGTRAISATIIVVDIDPARIALSLDIARDGDALAPWSLDDAPADAALALNAGQFTDAGPWGWVIHRGREWQAPGQGPLSAAFAIDTSGRAVILRADEIADARRRGGWTEVLQSFPLILDDARMPPALCQPGAVDLEHRDIRLTIGTLPNGHVLLALTRYAGVGSAGSRLPIGPTTDEMATIMRDLGATRAVMLDGGLSAQLLLRDGSGGRDGDNTMRWNGLRRVPLALVGHRTTDRR
- a CDS encoding proline dehydrogenase family protein; this translates as MLRTGLLYLSRQQRIFNLIKNVGFARKMASRFVAGETIATALEAVAQLNARGITASLDLLGESVHSEAEARATGRQYLELLDRIADRKLQANVSVKLTALGQDISDELGVEVVREVLTRAKQYDSFVRLDMESSAYTDRTLDTFEQRLYPDFPDTVGIVLQSALRRTLTDVDRANALQCRVRICKGAYLEPPDVAFPDKADVDRQYVEAMHRLMEHGRYPGIATHDEKIIAEAKRFAKERNIAPERFEFQMLYGVRRDLQDQVVREGFRMRVYVPFGSQWYPYLMRRLAERPANIAFMAGNIVKESFRR
- a CDS encoding DinB family protein; translated protein: MTSSEALHPRTVEVVTALEAAQQDMHDILAAIPAAHHTTVPPNGGWSVAQVVEHLALLEDGVGRLISKMIKEVEGVDETSTEPIAPTIERFQVWNPTRRIIAPESVAPGGDVSLADALDRQSIARGRMIEALVRASGRALGTVSAPHPVLGPLNGYQWGLIIAQHQRRHLLQIATVSSSLSS
- the fadI gene encoding acetyl-CoA C-acyltransferase FadI codes for the protein MATPGNGRRVAIVAGVRTPFARSGTLLKDYSAIELGRLAVAELVQRTALDGALTDLLVFGTVIPSVTAPNIAREVALLPHFPKTLQAWTVGRACASANQAITDAADQIVLGHADIAIAGGSESLSQVPILHSRGMSDVLVAASKARSLSQRVSILTRLRPRDLVPITPAIAEPSTGETMGQSADKMAKINGIAREAQDRFALRSHQLAANGLDDGRLTAEIVPVMVPPRFDSMLATDNGVRRDTSYEQLAALAPVFDRQYGTVTAGNASPLTDGGAAVLLMSEERAAALGYTPLAFIRSYAYAAVDPGEQLLQAPVIAAPMALRRAGLTLADIDLVEMHEAFAAQVLSNLQGFTSKAWAERAGFSAPVGEVDPDRLNVMGGSIAIGHPFGATGARILTTLCNELQRRDAQFGMLTVCAAGGLGHAMVVERP
- the rsgA gene encoding ribosome small subunit-dependent GTPase A; its protein translation is MSATSGVVVQGTGGVWEVFTEQGETLLASLRGRLKHEAHGALKLAVGDRVTLKQDAQHADTWAITGIHPRVSKLARRTPGGRYGERIVVANLDQVLIVFAAARPEPHPRMLDRFLVIAEANDLAARIVLNKIDLVSPDVSEGLFAEHAAAGYPIHRVSVRTGEGLDALRDEVEHRSSALSGPSGVGKSSLMNALFPGLDLRTGAVSDSMNKGRHTTVGAMLHPLPHGGFIADTPGLREVGLWGIDARDVAGCFPEFRPLLDECRFADCTHIVEPGCAIREAVEVGDIPAGRYESYVKLRDELAA